aaaaataatattttttgtcttttgattattattttttaataaaaaacaaaactctaaatatgtgaaacacttatgacatatatccaccacacTAATATTATCATAAATATAATACCAGAAACAATTACCGCAATGCAAAGTGTCACTCCTACATCGCGTGTACACCCAACTAGTAATAAGActggaaggtatgggggccggctagGCCCGGcaaggaccggcgccggtcccccacaccgcccccctccaTCCCACCCCGGCTAAACCAGCAAGCCCTCGCCGAAGTTGCCGCCCCACATTTGAAATATATATCCGTTGTTTAACGGatagaataaataaaaaaaaattcttttccACTTTAAATATATATCCATTTCACATCCATTTTTATACCATTTCACATCCATTTCTCCTAATCTTCTCCTTCTATTatccatttttttaaaaaaacactCTCATTTCTTTTACCAtcatgaatccattcaacccaaACGATCCCAACCCGAACAATCCCAACCCGAACAATCCCAACCCGAACAATCCAAACTTTTTTTCTAGTCCCGCTTACACTCCGACTATGGATTCTTCGTGGGGGTCTCCACCATTTACGTTCTCGGGTTTCCAACAATCACCTAACGCCTTCAATCAAATGTCCCAACTTCAACAAATGCAACAATACCAAGCATTCCAACAATTCATGCAACGCGGCTCGCTTCAACTTGATCAATTCCAATCGCAACCGCCAACTTCCCAACCACAACCCTCGGTTCAccttgacgatgatgatgaagtcGTCCCCGAATCGCCACCAAAAGAACTCaagcgcaaaaaaaaaaaaacagggggAAGGGGAAGGCGGTTGAAACCGAACCCGTCACCGAAAAAAAAAAGCGGTTCGAGAGCAAAGCCGAGACCGTGGACAAAAGTAGAGGAGGAGGCGCTAGCTATCTCGTTTATTAAGGCCTCAACTTGCCCGATTGTCGGTATGAAccaaagttaattttttttatataaatttaaaaagaattattttttagttttactaatccattttttttaaattttagggAACAATCAATCGGGTTCTGGTTTTTGGAAGAAATGTACGGAAAGGTTTAATACCCTTATGGGGGAAGGCCCCTACCGTGATCTCGAATCCGTATCGGGCAAGTGGCGGAAAATGAACAAGTGCGTGAATGATTTTATCGGGATTTATAACCCACTTTACATCCATCGTCCTAGTGGGACTAGCGACGAGGACGTTCTTAACCTTGCGATATCTAAATGGGAAACAAAAAATCCGCCTTTCCCGCACCTCCGAGCATGGAACGTTTTAAAGAAAGACCCTAAATGGGCGCCGATTCCAGATGAGGTCGCAACCGCCAAACGGACTAAAACTTCCGAGTCCGGAAGTTATAGCGCGGGAGGCTCCACCGCTCGTTGTCAAATCGACATATACGACGAACCGGATTATGAGGAACAGGAATATCACGAACTGGGTCGTCCCACCGGAAGGGACAAAGCAAAAAAAGAGGCGGCTGCAAAGCGCAAAGGGGCCGGCTCGAGTGGAGGTGGCGGCTCGGGTGGAGGTGGCGGCTCGAAGGCGTCTTCGAAAATGGACGACTTAATTTCCCAATTCCGTTCGTTCCAAGAATTTGCGGCCGAAAAATATAGTCACAAGAAAAACGTGTCGGCTGACTATGCTCGAGCGGAGGATTTTAGGATAATGAGGTTGGATCTCGACTCGGTTCCGGAGGAGGAACGAGAGGTGTATCGAAGGATGAAGGAAGAGGTGAAGAAAAAGTGGACGTCGTaggttttttttcatttttaggaattgtaattttttatttttatttttcggTAATgtttttttaggaaatgtaatttttttttaggaaatgtaattttttttatgttatgaaatgaaattatttatgttgttttatgttgtattttttaatttttataaagtttttattaacttattaaattaaagattaggaaattataaaataataagatggggccccatcctccatcCCCTTCAATTATCAATTTGGCCCATCCTCACGAGCCacctacgtggcgcctacgtaAAGGCTCATCCCCGTGGGGATGGGCCAAACCATACCCCTTAGTCTAATAATAATATAGTATTCTAACTTATTCTTACTCCCCATTGTCAATGTCACGTGAAGTCAGCAATCTCCACTTCCCCTCCCCATCTTCTCCATATATCCCCCAACAAATCCTGTGTCCAGATTCATAACAAACTCTAAACCCTAAGTCCGCCATAACCGCTTCTTCTCCTCCGCATTTTCCTGAATTCCGGCGACTATTGCGGGGGGAGAGATTCGTATCCACTCGTAACACAATTGCTTCTTCTGTATGTCAGTAGATTGTACGCACTGCAACTTTTACGGTGGATTTGGTGAGCTTGCTAACCCTCTGCAATGGCCGCAACTTCGCAAAAGGCGTCGCATTCTTCTTCCGATGATTCCGTCTCCGTTCACCGCCATGTGGTCTCCGATGACTGGCGGAACGATGATCAGAACATGCCGATCAACAGTTCTTCCATTGTTTCGTTGATTAATCCGACTGATTCTAACGCCAATGCTTCTGCCAAAGGTATATTTTGTATCTGTTTGATTGCCTATATACTCTGCATTTTGAATCATGTATGTCtgtatattttgtatatatttagGGATTTCGGATCGATTAAACTTACGGTAAGGTGTACGTATATATATACAGATGCATCTATCGACATGTATACTGCGGTGTATACAGATTTAGCTTTATTTGAAGGTATTATGTACCTGTTTGGTTGCGTAAATGTGTTTGTTTTGATTCGTGTATACTCTGCATTTAGAATTAAGTATGTCTGCAGATTTAGGGATTTGGTATTGATTAACCTAATAGTAGCATATAAGTATAATTACATTTAGAATTATGTATGTTTGTAGATTTAAGGATTTCGAATCGATTAACCTAACTATATACAGGTATACTGTGGTGTAAACATATTAGGTTTATCTGAAGGTATTATGTATCTGTTTGATTGCGGATATGTGTTTATATTGATTCGTATGTAGTCTGTTCTTTTAgaattatgtatgtatgtatatttgcatatgtgtatgtatatttATACGTATACGGATACATGTATATACAGGTATACTGAAGTGTATACAGATTTAGGTTTATCTATTTCTACTAGTATGTGGAATTTTGAGATTGATTATATCATGTGAGATTTTGATTTCTTCTGGTGGAAAATGTGttgttatttgttttttattgttGATTGGGGTGACCTTGGTTTTGTCTTATATGAATTGTCTTCTATGGACGGTTTTTTCTGCAGAAAGAATCAAATCGATCGTGTTGATTCATACATAGTCTGCATTTAGAATCAACTATGTATGCATATTTAGGGATTTAGAATCGCTTTAGGAATGAAGGTAACAGAATTATGTGCATGTGGGTTAGAAGTGTATTATCAAGGAATATGCTGCTTCACAAagttctgttttttattttttttatttttttattttcgtttGCTTGTACCATGGAAAGAATAAAAATCTACCCGTATCTTTTATATTCTTTATCGAAGAAGTAACATGAGAGATAACTTTGTCTACTAATTGGTTTTTGAAAAAGATGCATCAGTAGTTACTGAATGGTATATAATTCATGGACCACATTGCATACTACAGGGTTATGTAAGGTGATGAGCAAAAGCTTTTTGATTGCTGGTTTGAAATAGGTTAGAAGGGCGTAAATAAGATGGTTATTTCGTTGTATTTGAATTTAATTCCTATGATCATTTGCTGTTGACAAATTTATGCTCTACTCTTGGTTCTTGTAGGAATCCAAATTCTCACAAGGGCTCAAACTAGCCATCCTTTGGATCCCTTATCAGCTGCTGAAATCAAAGTTGCTGTGGCAACTGTAAGGGCAGCCGGAGCAACCCCTGAGGTATTTATTGGATTATAGTGTCATGCTCAAATTGTTTTAGTTTTGGTGATCGGAACACTAATTGTGATGGGTTTCCCAATTTGTTTAACCTTTTCAGGTGAGAGATGGTATGCGGTTTGTGGAAGTAGTTCTGTCAGAACCAGATAAAACCGTTGTCGCACTCGCAGATGCATACTTTTTCCCACCTTTCCAGCCTTCTTTATTACCCCGAAAAGGTGGAGCTATTATACCTAGTAAGCTTCCGCCAAGGCGAGCCAGGCTTGTTGTTTACAATAAAAAGTCAAATGAGACAAGTATATGGATTGTTGAACTGTCTGAGGTACACGCAACAACTCGAGGTGGGCATCATAGAGGGAAAGTTATTTCATCGAAAACTATTCGGGATGTTCAGCCTCCAATGGTAGGCCTATTCTTGCATCTCATGTTTTATTTTGTTGATCTTTGCATTTTCTGTAATCATGCTGTACTATAGAAATTGTTTGGTTTTTAGAAATTACATGGAAAGTACTTCCAGATTTTTAGTGTTCTTATATGGTGGAAAATAACTTATAGGCTACAAGTTGTAGCCTATAAGTTATTGTCCGCCATAAACCGCAAACCGCAACATTTTTCCACAAACCGCAACATTTTTCTGCAAAtgaatatattaaaattaaaatttactacaaaaaaaacacaaaattatataatttatgacataaaagatattgtaaaaatatttaatatagtATAAATGGGTTAATGGGCTAACCTGCCAATCTGactgggttgacccgaaccccacctgtttagctaaatgggttcgtgggttcaacctgaaactgacacGAACCAGTTTTGACTAAACCCAAATCcgtgaatttcgtgttaggttcgtgtcgtgtcagaaattcacacctcTAGCTACAAGCTGATCATGCTAGATTTAAACAATGAACTAAGGGATCTATAAATAGCACCCCTATCAGATCAGGAACAGCCTTATggttctgtttcttttctcgagcgatttttttatatattctCAAGATAGATTACATTATTGGTTTCCACGTTCTTATCCATAAcaggatgctgtggaatatgctgaATGTGAAGAAGTTGTGAAAGATTACCCTCCCTTTCAAGAGGCTATGAAGAAGAGGGGCATTGAAGATATGGATCTGGTGATGGTTGATGCTTGGTTAGTTAACACGTTAAATTTCACTTGTGAGAACAGAACATACTAAGTTACGCATATCTTACCATGGAACTTATTTCATGATGTATGTTCTTGACATATCATTCAGGTGTGTTGGCTATCATAGTGAAGCTGATGCTCCTAGCCGCAGATTAGCAAAACCACTTATATTCTGTAGGACAGAAAGTGACAGTCCGATGGAGAACGGATATGCACGTCCAGTTGAAGGCATCTATATTCTCGTTGACATGCAAAATATGGTTGTACTAGAATTCGAAGACCGTAAGCTTGTTCCCCTACCACCTGCTGATCCGTTGAGAAATTACACTCCTGGTCATACTCGAGGTGGTGTTGACAGAAGTGATGTTAAGACTCTACAAATTATCCAGCCTGATGGACCAAGCTTCCGTGTTAATGGACAATACGTCGAGTGGCAAAAGGTCAGTTAACTTTtcaattaagcagtaattaactGGTGTGTTAAACATGGGTCTTTAAAACATTGTATTATTTTTTGACAGTGGAATTTTCGTATTGGGTTCACTCCAAGGGAGGGTTTAGTAATTCATTCTGTTGCATATGTTGATGGTAGTCGAGGCCGAAGACCCATAGCACATAGATTGAGCTTTGTTGAGATGGTTGTGCCGTATGGCGATCCAAACGATCCTCATTATAGAAAAAATGCATTTGACGCTGGCGAAGATGGCCTCGGGAAAAATGCCCACTCTCTTAAAAAGGTCTAATTTAGTGAATTTGTCAGATGGTTGGTCAATTTGAAGTATATGCTATATAATGTGTTTATACTTATAATATTGGTATTCTCAGGGATGTGATTGCTTGGGTTATATCAAGTACTTTGATGCACATTTTACAAACTTCACTGGGGGCGTTGAAACTATAGAAAATTGTGTATGTATGCATGAGGAGGATCATGGAATCCTTTGGAAGCACCAAGACTGGAGAACTGGTTTAGCTGAAGTAAGAAGATCTCGGCGACTCACAGTGTCTTTTATATGCACCGTGGCTAACTATGAATATGGTTTCTATTGGCACTTTTACCAGGTGAGTTTATATACATTACTACTGTACTCAACCTTTAACTTTTTCCTATTAAACACATTCGGTTAACGACTAATTGGGTTATTAAAAAGTTACATTTGGACTTGGTAACTTAATGCTCCTGCCGTTATGTATTAGTGGATATAGTGTCATGCAGTAACACCCTTAATAAACAGAAAAGTATGTTTACAATTAGGTTACAATCCCATTTTGTGCATCATTACATGTGTTTACATGTGTCAGTATATTGAACAATGTGCTTTATACTATTCTTACTCTACAAAGCATGTTGCATTTGCTTATATTCTTCATgatttatttaattattacttTCCAATTATTAATGAACTCAGACAGTACCAGTTCAATCAAAAATTTTTTCTAAAGGAACCATGATGGAAGCTGCTTTTCCTCATGGCATCAATTATTATATTTTGTTAATTCATTATTTGCAAACTTTGGCCCAGAGAGTGGGGCCAGCTGAGCTGTCTGATGACCCCGTTGACCACTAGCCCTTCTCTCTGGGTTCACAGCAACTTGCGACATTATGTGATTACTTTTGGCCGTTTGCCAC
This genomic stretch from Helianthus annuus cultivar XRQ/B chromosome 8, HanXRQr2.0-SUNRISE, whole genome shotgun sequence harbors:
- the LOC110943244 gene encoding glutathione S-transferase T3-like, with protein sequence MDSSWGSPPFTFSGFQQSPNAFNQMSQLQQMQQYQAFQQFMQRGSLQLDQFQSQPPTSQPQPSVHLDDDDEVVPESPPKELKRKKKKTGGRGRRLKPNPSPKKKSGSRAKPRPWTKVEEEALAISFIKASTCPIVGNNQSGSGFWKKCTERFNTLMGEGPYRDLESVSGKWRKMNKCVNDFIGIYNPLYIHRPSGTSDEDVLNLAISKWETKNPPFPHLRAWNVLKKDPKWAPIPDEVATAKRTKTSESGSYSAGGSTARCQIDIYDEPDYEEQEYHELGRPTGRDKAKKEAAAKRKGAGSSGGGGSGGGGGSKASSKMDDLISQFRSFQEFAAEKYSHKKNVSADYARAEDFRIMRLDLDSVPEEEREVYRRMKEEVKKKWTS
- the LOC110940697 gene encoding copper methylamine oxidase isoform X2, which encodes MRFVEVVLSEPDKTVVALADAYFFPPFQPSLLPRKGGAIIPSKLPPRRARLVVYNKKSNETSIWIVELSEVHATTRGGHHRGKVISSKTIRDVQPPMDAVEYAECEEVVKDYPPFQEAMKKRGIEDMDLVMVDAWCVGYHSEADAPSRRLAKPLIFCRTESDSPMENGYARPVEGIYILVDMQNMVVLEFEDRKLVPLPPADPLRNYTPGHTRGGVDRSDVKTLQIIQPDGPSFRVNGQYVEWQKWNFRIGFTPREGLVIHSVAYVDGSRGRRPIAHRLSFVEMVVPYGDPNDPHYRKNAFDAGEDGLGKNAHSLKKGCDCLGYIKYFDAHFTNFTGGVETIENCVCMHEEDHGILWKHQDWRTGLAEVRRSRRLTVSFICTVANYEYGFYWHFYQDGKIEAEVKLTGILSLGALQPGEVRKYGTTIAPGLYAPVHQHFFVARMDMAVDCKPGEAYNQVVEVNVKVEESGKNNVHNNAFYTEETLLKTESQAMRDCNQLSARHWIIRNTRTVNRTGQLTGYKLVPGSNCLPLARPEAKFLRRAEFLKHNLWVTPCALDENFPGGEFPNQNPRVGEGLASWVKQNRSLEETDIVLWYVFGITHVPRLEDWPVMPVEHIGFMLQPHGFFNCSPAVDVPPGACESDVKDTEHKETIASKPVSNGLIAKL
- the LOC110940697 gene encoding copper methylamine oxidase isoform X1; this translates as MAATSQKASHSSSDDSVSVHRHVVSDDWRNDDQNMPINSSSIVSLINPTDSNANASAKGIQILTRAQTSHPLDPLSAAEIKVAVATVRAAGATPEVRDGMRFVEVVLSEPDKTVVALADAYFFPPFQPSLLPRKGGAIIPSKLPPRRARLVVYNKKSNETSIWIVELSEVHATTRGGHHRGKVISSKTIRDVQPPMDAVEYAECEEVVKDYPPFQEAMKKRGIEDMDLVMVDAWCVGYHSEADAPSRRLAKPLIFCRTESDSPMENGYARPVEGIYILVDMQNMVVLEFEDRKLVPLPPADPLRNYTPGHTRGGVDRSDVKTLQIIQPDGPSFRVNGQYVEWQKWNFRIGFTPREGLVIHSVAYVDGSRGRRPIAHRLSFVEMVVPYGDPNDPHYRKNAFDAGEDGLGKNAHSLKKGCDCLGYIKYFDAHFTNFTGGVETIENCVCMHEEDHGILWKHQDWRTGLAEVRRSRRLTVSFICTVANYEYGFYWHFYQDGKIEAEVKLTGILSLGALQPGEVRKYGTTIAPGLYAPVHQHFFVARMDMAVDCKPGEAYNQVVEVNVKVEESGKNNVHNNAFYTEETLLKTESQAMRDCNQLSARHWIIRNTRTVNRTGQLTGYKLVPGSNCLPLARPEAKFLRRAEFLKHNLWVTPCALDENFPGGEFPNQNPRVGEGLASWVKQNRSLEETDIVLWYVFGITHVPRLEDWPVMPVEHIGFMLQPHGFFNCSPAVDVPPGACESDVKDTEHKETIASKPVSNGLIAKL